Proteins encoded by one window of Salvia splendens isolate huo1 chromosome 14, SspV2, whole genome shotgun sequence:
- the LOC121766099 gene encoding uncharacterized protein LOC121766099, with amino-acid sequence MDSGNSGSMQSSSGGDDQEFDSTSSFPHNFASISAPQFLSHQTPNFFDSNLLTQSLDHASDGDLIWSRGVRSDNQAFSGLGSSPPPNPTPATPQQQQRNPKKRTRASRRAPTTVLTTDTNNFRQMVQEFTGVPAAPFSGGSPYSRRMGMFSAANLDGIGPIYPLRLAANKILSPFSSSISAAPPSQLLNSTMIASIAPTTTIANASRASKSSINPNDFDLYQQNPQMNFSNLSGFSASAAAAQHGDLSRWKRGETVRNNDSIHEFDGNSHNINRGESLNYNLNGAEKGMENAASSIAEGTVASWICSSE; translated from the coding sequence ATGGATTCCGGCAATAGCGGGAGTATGCAATCCTCCAGCGGCGGCGACGATCAGGAATTCGATTCCACCTCCTCTTTTCCTCACAATTTCGCCTCAATCTCGGCGCCGCAGTTTCTCTCTCACCAAACCCCCAATTTCTTCGACAGTAATCTTCTGACGCAGAGTCTCGATCACGCCAGCGACGGCGATCTGATTTGGTCGAGGGGGGTGAGATCCGATAATCAAGCCTTCTCCGGTCTCGGGAGCTCGCCGCCGCCTAATCCGACTCCGGCGACGCCGCAGCAGCAGCAGAGGAACCCTAAGAAGCGGACGCGAGCGTCGCGGCGGGCGCCGACCACCGTGCTCACCACTGACACCAACAACTTCAGGCAAATGGTGCAGGAGTTCACCGGCGTCCCTGCCGCTCCGTTCTCCGGCGGCTCCCCGTACTCGCGGCGGATGGGTATGTTCTCCGCCGCGAATCTGGACGGCATCGGCCCGATCTACCCCCTCCGCCTCGCTGCGAATAAGATCCTCTCCCCTTTCTCCTCCTCCATCTCCGCCGCGCCGCCGTCGCAACTCCTCAATTCCACCATGATTGCCTCCATAGCTCCGACGACGACGATCGCCAACGCCAGCAGGGCGTCAAAATCGAGCATCAATCCGAACGATTTTGATCTCTACCAACAGAATCCGCAGATGAATTTCTCGAATCTGAGCGGCTTCAGCGCCTCCGCGGCGGCGGCGCAACACGGCGATCTGAGCAGGTGGAAAAGAGGGGAAACGGTGAGGAACAACGATTCGATTCACGAATTTGACGGAAACAGCCACAATATCAACAGGGGTGAATCGCTGAATTACAATTTGAATGGTGCGGAAAAAGGAATGGAAAATGCTGCTTCTTCCATAGCTGAAGGTACAGTGGCTTCATGGATATGTTCTTCCgaataa